TTTTTATAATGCTTAAAAGCACTAACGCATTCATTTCAAACGCTAAAGGCGTTTATAAGATTTCTGCATGAGACTAGGTTTAAATCTTTTTTAAACCTTTTTATTAAAAAAGCGTTTCAAGTTTAGTCAAATTTAATCTTATTTTGGTTATGATTCTAGGTTGTTAAGTTTTAGTTTAAAGGGAAAATCATGCTCCGTTCTCTCTATAGTGCCACTTCAGGGATGCTCGCCCAACAAACGCACATTGACACCACTTCAAACAATATCGCCAATGTCAATACCACCGGGTTTAAAAAATCTCGTGCGGATTTTAACGACTTGTTCTACCAAGCGATGCAATACGCCGGCACTAACACAAGCAACACGACTTTATCGCCAGATGGCATGGAAGTGGGCTTAGGCGTGCGCCCTAGCGCGATCACTAAAATGTTTTCGCAAGGCAGCCCTAAAGAAACGGAAAATAATTTAGATGTCGCCATTACGGGCAAAGGCTTTTTTCAAGTCCAGTTGCCTGATGGCACCACCGCTTATACAAGAAGCGGGAATTTTAAGCTAGACGAACAGGGTAATCTTGTAACAAGCGAGGGCTATCTTTTGATCCCTCAAATCACTTTGCCTGAAGACACCACGCAAGTGAATATCGGTGTGGATGGCACGGTGAGCGTGACTCAAGGCTTGCAAACGACCTCTAATGTGATCGGGCAAATCACGCTGGCTAATTTTGTCAATCCGGCAGGGCTTCACTCTATGGGGGATAATTTGTTTTCAATCACCAACGCTAGCGGTGAGGCGATTGTGGGCAACCCGGATTCTCAAGGATTGGGCAAGTTAAGGCAAGGCTTTTTGGAATTGAGCAATGTGAGATTGGTAGAAGAAATGACGGATCTAATCACCGCTCAAAGGGCTTATGAAGCCAATTCTAAAAGCATTCAAACCGCTGATGCCATGCTCCAGACGGTCAATTCCCTCAAACGCTAAAAGGGGATTTTACTCTCCTTAACGCTCTTTAATCTCTGCTCCCTTGTTGTTTTTGTGCTTGGGGTGGTTTTGTGTTTTGGAGCGGTTGTTGCCATTCTTTAATTCTTGTGGCTAGGATTTTTAAGGTTTTCAACACCGCTTTTTGGGTTATTGCTTGATTGGTGTTTTCCTTTTATGAAAAAAACAGCCAAAACAGCCAGACCAATGAGAATACAAAAAATAATAACTAAATACCACATTTTCTTTTCATTCGCTTCTTGTTCTGCTTTTAATTTTTTGCGTAAGGTGGCAACCAAAACGCATGCAGGCACGGTTACCCTATAAGCCGGCCCAGCAAGATTGATGCTCACTAACGCGCCTGTAATGACCCAACCAATAGGGCCAGCTAAAATACCCAAAGTTTTTTAAGCGCTACTTTACCCACCACAGACGATAAACCATGCCCCAGAGTTTATCTTACCATTGCATCTGCAACAGCTATAGCCAACGCATAAGAATGAGAGCCGCCCGCTTTAAGCAGCGTTAAAGTAGATGCGATTAAGATTTGTTTGTTCTCACCAATCACTTTATCAATATTTGCCATGCCCAATTCATCGCAAAGTTCTTTAATCTCTCTCCCACTCATTTTTTCTAAACTATCTTTCAAAAGTTTAGAAAGTATGTTTTTCTCAATCAAAGAGGTTGGAGATTCTTCATGGTAATTAACCTCTTTAAATGATCGCACGCATCGCACAAAATCTCTTTGTATAAGACCCCTTCGTTTCTAAAAAATTAATAAAAGTATTGCCCCCATAACACTGCAATTCTTCAGCGATCCTTGTGGGGGTATTTGGCGTAATCGCTACCATACCTTTTGTATTCTGTTGAATTTGTCAATTATTCATTCATTCTTAGTGCGCCATCTTCATCATAAACAAGCGCATCAAACAAATCTTTCAGATCGCTAGAGCTTAATCGCTTTAAAAATGCCAAGTCGCTATCGTATCTGTATGCCATGCAATCCCTTTAATTTTATTTCTACCACTCACTCAAATCCCACCAAACCCCTTTTTTAGTGATTAGTGATTACAGCATCATTTTTTAAAATCATGTCTAACGCCCTAAAAGGCTTAAACACACCCGCTAACTGCGCATGAATATTGCGCTACAAATGCTAATGGGTTTTATTGATTTACAACCAAAGAATAATAATGATTAAAATGTTTTGATATGCTTTATCATTTTGGATAAGATAAATCTGATTTGAAAGCAAGAAACCATACGATTTCTTTGGGTAGGGCTAACCTGCTAACTTAATGAAACGCTATTTTGATTTTTGACACAAGGAAACCCCCTCCTTTAACCCTCTAACCCTTACTTTTTATCGTTTTTATGTTCGTGGTTAGCGTTGCATTGATTGGCTTGGTTTTGGCTATTTTTTTGACAACTTTCGTTGTTTTGATTTTTAGCATCACCTTTTTGATTGTGGTTTTGATTACTGCAACTATTACTCATTTTGTCTCCCTTTTAAATTAAAATAAAAACCAGATGCATTTTCGCACCTAGGTTTCCATTCTATACCTTTTTCCCTAAAAAAAAGCTTAAATGGATTCTATTTGTAACGACTTCTTATCTTCACTGGCTTGCTGTGTTTTTAGGCGTAAAGTGGCGACCACAATGCATGCCGGTATGGTTACCCTATAAGCCGGCCCTGCAATATCAATCGCTGTCCATACGCCTGTAATGATCCAGCCAACAGGGCCTGTTAAAAAGCTCAGAGTCCTTGTAAGCACTTGATTGCCCGCAAGCGATAAACCACGCCCTAGAATGGTTTTTGCAACCGCATTCGCAACAATGACCGCTAATTGATAAGATTTAAAGCCTCCCATTTTAAACAGCGTTAAAGTCGCCGCGCTTAAGGCTTGTCTGTTTAAATTGTCCGTGTTTTTTATGGACAATTCATCGCACATCTCTTTCACTTCTTCATCATCCATTTCTTCCAAACTTCTTTCTAAGATTTTAGAAAGCATGTTTTGTTCAATTAAAGTCGTTTCGGTTTTCTTGTTGTAATTGACCTTTAATTTATCGCACACATCGCATAGGATCTCTTTGTATAAGACCCCTTCGCCTTTAATGAAACTCGCAAAACTATTGCTCCCATAGTATTGCAATTCTTCAGCGATTCTTTCTGCGTATTTAGCGTAATCATCGCCATGCCTTTTGTATTCTATGGAGCTTGTCAGTTTTTCATTGTGTCTTTTTTCGCCGTCTTTACCAAAAACAAGCACCTCAAACAAATCCAATAAATCACTAGATTCCAATTGCTTTAAAAATTCCAAATCTCTATCATATTTGTATGCCATATTATTCCTTTATATTGTTTTATCACTTATTAAAAACAAACGACTTTTCGCGCTCCATCGCTGTTTTTCTAAAGTGGTTACTGATTTTAATATCATTTGTCTAAAACTACACTTAATATTCTAAAAAGGCTTAAACTCAAAAACCCAACGCTCTTAAGATTGCTTTAAGGCATCAATTCTTTTAAACGCTAAAAATAAAACCCAGGCATTTTATAGCATCTAGGTTTATATTGTATTTTTAAAAAAGGTTTAAAAAGAGTTAAAGAAGATTTTTAATTTCGTTTGCTTGTGCTTTTAGGCGTAAAGTGGTAACCAAAATGCATGCCGGTATGGTTACCCTATAAGCCGGTCCTGCAATATCAATCGCTGTCCATACACCTGTAATGATCCAGCCAACAGGACCCGTTAAAATGCTTAGCCCTCTTGTAAGAGCGGCATTTGCCCCTAGAGACAACCCTCTTTGAAAAATCGCCTTTATCACGGCATTTGCAACAATTAAAGCTAATTGATAGGATTTGAAACCCCCCATTCTAAAAGCGTTAAAGCAGCTGTGCTTAGGGCTTGCTTGCCTAATTTATTGGTGTTTTTCACTCCTAATTCATCGCAAAGCTCTCTAATCTCCTCATCGCTCATTTTTTCCAAACTTTTTTGTAAAATACTAGAAAGCATGTTTTATTCAATCAAAGTTGTGTCAGATTTTTTGTTGTAATTGACTTTTAATTTATTGCACACTTCACACAAAATTTCTCTGTATAAAACCCCTGTACCTCTCAACGCGCTCGCAAAGCTATTAGCCCCATAATGCTGTAACTCTTCAGCGATTCTTTCTGCGTATTTAGCGTCATCATTGCCATGTCTTTTGTATTCTTCTGAAAGCGTTAATCCTTCAGTAAATCTTTTTTCGCCATCTTTGTCATAGACAAGCACATCAAACAAATCTTTCAAATCATTAGAGCTTAATCGCTTTAAAAATTCCAAGTCGCTATTTGTATGCCATATTATTCCTTTAATTTTATTTCTACCGCTCGCTCAAATCCCACCAACCCCCTCTTTAGTGATGAGTGATGAGTGATTAGTGATTAGTGATTAGTGATTAGTGCATTATTTTTTAAATTTAAGCATAAAACGCCCTCAATTCAAGGGTTTTTGAGCGAGTTTTTTGCTCAAAGAATCCAAGATAGCGTTTAAAAATTTAGGGGTGTTAGGCTCAGCGTAGAGTTTGCCAAGCTCTATGCATTCATTGATGATAATAGGGTTTTGTGTGGGCGTGAAGCCAATTTCATACGCTCCTAAGCGTAAAATCGCCTTTTCCATGCTCCCTAATCGTTTGAAATCCCAGTCTTTTAAATGCGGTTCAATAAGAGCGTCAATTTCATTGATTTTTTCTAACACGCCATTAAAAAGGCTTAAAGCGAAAGCGAGCTGGTTGTTTTTAATCTTTTTTTCTTCCAACATGCTAGAAGCGATTTTTTTAATTTCTTCATTACCGCTCTCAAACGCATACAACAATTCAACCACAGCCCCCCTGGCTTGAGTTCGTGTCGCCATTTTAACCCTTGAGAGTTTGGCACAAGCTCAACAATTCAATGAGGGTGCTCATCGCTTCAAAGCCCTTATTGCCGGCTTTACTGCCCGCTCTTTCAATCGCTTGTTCAATATTGTCCGTGGTCAGCACGCCAAAGCTTACCGGCATGCTGTATTTTAGCATCGTGCTAGCAATGCCCTTAGTCGCTTCCGCGCTCACGTAGTCAAAATGCGGAGTCCCCCCTCTAATAATGGCTCCTAAAACGCACACGCCATCGTATTTTCCACTCTCTAACAATTTGTCTAAAATCAAAGGCAATTCATAAGCCCCAGGCACTAGCACGAGATCTAAAAGATTCTCATCGCCCCCATGCCTTTTAAAGCAATCCATCGCCCCTTCTTTTAATCTGTCTGTGATGATATGGTTGAAGCGCGAGGTTAAAATAGCGACTCTTTCATTCCCTTGTAATTGCAATTTCCCTTCTATGATTTGCATGAAATTCCTTTAAAATAAATTTTGGATTTTTAACATGTCGGTTACTAAATATTCTAGCTCATCAGGTTTGAGCATGTTCGCCCCATCGCTTAGGGCGTTTTTAGGATCAATGTGCGTTTCAGCGAACAACCCATCAATCCCTACCGCAGCCGCAGCTCTGGCTAAAATAGGGGCAAAAGAGCTGTCCCCTGAACTTTTCCCGTTCGCTCCCCCAGGCATTTGCACGCTATGGGTAGCGTCAAAAATCACAGGGGCAAACTCTTGCATGATTTTTAAAGAACGCATATCCACCACTAAATTCCCATACCCAAAGCTGCTCCCCCTTTCACACAACCACACGCCATTTTTTAACGCCGTTTCATAAGTGGGGCTTTGAATGCTTTTATCCCTTGTTTTAAGGGCTTTTAAGACAGAATATTGCATGTCTTTTGGGTTCATGAATTGCCCTTTTTTGATATTGACAATAGCGTTAGTTTGGCTCACTTCTACAATCAGATCCGTTTGGCGACACAAAAACGCCGGGATTTGTAAAATATCCGCTACTTTGGCTGCCACGCTTGCTTGATAGCTCTCATGCACATCGGTTAAAATTTTATAGCCAAATTCCTCTTTGATGGTTTGTAACATTTCTAAGCCTTTTTCCAAACCAGGCCCTCTGTAACTCTCTAAACTCGTGCGGTTCGCCTTATCAAAACTCGCTTTGAAATAAAAATCCAATCGCTCGTTGTTGGCTAGGGGTTGTAATTTAATAGCGATACTTCTTAGATTTTCTAAACTCTCAATGACGCATGGCCCAGCGATTAAAACGGGTTTGGGGGTTTTTGTTTCAGGGGTTTTCATGACTTATCCTTTGTTTAATGGTTTCTTCAATCGGCTCAAAAAAATGGCTTTCAAAATTATAATTATAAATCCTGCCTGTTTCTATAATGTAGTGCCAACCAAAAATTTTTAATTCGTTATTCATCACTCTTTCTTGAATGAAATCATAGCTTAAGAGGTTGTTGAGTTGCAAGCGCACGTTCAAACGCTCTGTAAGCCATGAACGCTTGGCGAAATGGTTGCTGAATTGCGGGTGATCTTTTAATTCTTCTTTAATAGGCTCTAAAAATTGTATCCAGTTTGCAATGTAAGGGGTTTTAGCTTTGGTGGTTTCATCGTTGATCAAATGAATGCTCCCGCAAGCCCCACAATCGCTATGCCCGCAAATGATTAAGTTTTGAATGCCCACATGCGCAATAGCGTATTCAATGCTTGCAATAGTAGAAAGGGATTCTTTATAGCTTGTTTTAGGGGGGATCACATTGCCCATGTTGCGGATCACATACAATTCGCCCGGTTTGGTGCCTGTGATTAGATTAGGCACGACTCGTGAATCCACGCAAGAAATGAACAAAGTGTGGGGCTTTTGCTTGGTTTTTAAGCTTTCATAAAGCTCTTTAAGCTCTTCGTATTCATTCTCTTGAAACTCTAACGCTCCTAAAAACGCTTTCACTCTTTAACCCTTAAATCTCATTTTCTTAAACTTGGTTTTTTTGAAACGCTTATCATAGCTAAAATTCTTCCATTTCTTTTTGTTATAATGGCGTTATTTTACACTTTAAAGGGCTTTCATGCAATTGTGTGTCGCATTGGATTTAGAAAAAAAAGAGGACAACCTTTCCTTATTGCAAGAATTGAAGGGCTTAGATTTATGGGCTAAGGTGGGGCTTAGATCTTTTATAAGAGACGGGGCTGTTTTTTTAGATGAAATCAGAAAGATTGATGAAAATTTTAAGATTTTTTTGGATTTGAAGCTCTATGATATTCCTTATACTATGGCAAATGCCGCTCTAGAATGCGCGAAATTAGAAATTGACATGCTCACCGTGCATTTAAGCAGCGCTAAAAGCGCGCTAACCATTTTAATGCAACGCTTAAACGCTCTTAAAAAACGCCCCTTGATCATGGGCGTGAGCGCTTTAACTAGCTTTAGCGAAGAGGAATTTTTGAGCGTGTATAACGCCCCTTTAAAAACTCAAGCGATAAAATTGAGCGCTATGGGTAAAGAGAGCGGGATTGATGGGGTGGTGTGTTCGGTGCTTGAAAGTTTAGCGATCAAAGAGGCTTTAGGTAAGGACTTTTTGACTTTAACCCCTGGCATAAGGCTCAATAAAAGCGATAAAGAGGATCAAGAAAGGGTGGCGAACGCTAAAGAAGCCAAACAAAATTTAAGCGATTTTATCGTGGTGGGCCGCCCCATTTATCAGGCTAAAGAGCCTAGAGAAGTAGTTTTAGAGCTTTTAAAGGATTGTTAAATGCGAGCGTTAGAAACGATTGCTGCTTTAAGAGAATATCGTAAAAGTTTGGAAGAAAGCGTGGGGTTTGTGCCGACTATGGGGGCTTTACACAGAGGGCATCAAAGCTTGATAGAAAGGAGTTTGAAAGAAAATTCCCACACGATTGTAAGCGTTTTTGTCAACCCCACGCAATTTGGGGCTAACGAAGATTTTAGCGCTTACCCGCGCCCTTTAGAAAAGGATTTGGCTTTGTGTGAAACATTAGGCGTTAGTGCGGTGTTTGCACCTAAAATTGGCGAAATGTATCCCTATGAAGCAGAGCAACGCCTGAAACTCTACGCCCCTAAATTTTTATCCCGCTCTTTAGAGGGTGCGGTGCGTCATGGGCATTTTGATGGGGTTGTTCAGGTCGTGTTAAAATTGTTCCATCTTACTAATCCCACTAGAGCGTATTTTGGTAAAAAGGACGCCCAACAGCTTTTAATCATCCAGCATTTAGTCAAAGATTTGCTTTTAGACATTGAAATAACGCCATGCGAGATTGCGCGAGATAGCGATCATTTGGCTTTAAGCTCTAGGAATGTGTATTTGAATGCAACAGAAAGAAAACAAGCCCTAGCCATTCCAAAAGCTCTAGAAAATATCCAGCAGGCCATAGATAGGGGCGAAAAAGCGTGCGAAAAACTGAAAAAACTAGGGCTTGAAATTTTAAAAAATTTAGAAGTGGATTATTTGGAATGTTGTAACCACAAACTAGAGCCTTTAAAAA
This is a stretch of genomic DNA from Helicobacter pylori. It encodes these proteins:
- the flgG gene encoding flagellar basal-body rod protein FlgG — protein: MLRSLYSATSGMLAQQTHIDTTSNNIANVNTTGFKKSRADFNDLFYQAMQYAGTNTSNTTLSPDGMEVGLGVRPSAITKMFSQGSPKETENNLDVAITGKGFFQVQLPDGTTAYTRSGNFKLDEQGNLVTSEGYLLIPQITLPEDTTQVNIGVDGTVSVTQGLQTTSNVIGQITLANFVNPAGLHSMGDNLFSITNASGEAIVGNPDSQGLGKLRQGFLELSNVRLVEEMTDLITAQRAYEANSKSIQTADAMLQTVNSLKR
- a CDS encoding flagellar biosynthesis protein FlgG, whose product is MATTAPKHKTTPSTKTTREQRLKSVKESKIPF
- a CDS encoding flagellar biosynthesis protein FlgG; the encoded protein is MGILAGPIGWVITGALVSINLAGPAYRVTVPACVLVATLRKKLKAEQEANEKKMWYLVIIFCILIGLAVLAVFFIKGKHQSSNNPKSGVENLKNPSHKN
- a CDS encoding DUF3944 domain-containing protein, with the protein product MAYRYDSDLAFLKRLSSSDLKDLFDALVYDEDGALRMNE
- a CDS encoding DUF3944 domain-containing protein: MAYKYDRDLEFLKQLESSDLLDLFEVLVFGKDGEKRHNEKLTSSIEYKRHGDDYAKYAERIAEELQYYGSNSFASFIKGEGVLYKEILCDVCDKLKVNYNKKTETTLIEQNMLSKILERSLEEMDDEEVKEMCDELSIKNTDNLNRQALSAATLTLFKMGGFKSYQLAVIVANAVAKTILGRGLSLAGNQVLTRTLSFLTGPVGWIITGVWTAIDIAGPAYRVTIPACIVVATLRLKTQQASEDKKSLQIESI
- a CDS encoding DUF3944 domain-containing protein, which gives rise to MIWHTNSDLEFLKRLSSNDLKDLFDVLVYDKDGEKRFTEGLTLSEEYKRHGNDDAKYAERIAEELQHYGANSFASALRGTGVLYREILCEVCNKLKVNYNKKSDTTLIE
- a CDS encoding N utilization substance protein B, whose amino-acid sequence is MATRTQARGAVVELLYAFESGNEEIKKIASSMLEEKKIKNNQLAFALSLFNGVLEKINEIDALIEPHLKDWDFKRLGSMEKAILRLGAYEIGFTPTQNPIIINECIELGKLYAEPNTPKFLNAILDSLSKKLAQKPLN
- a CDS encoding 6,7-dimethyl-8-ribityllumazine synthase → MQIIEGKLQLQGNERVAILTSRFNHIITDRLKEGAMDCFKRHGGDENLLDLVLVPGAYELPLILDKLLESGKYDGVCVLGAIIRGGTPHFDYVSAEATKGIASTMLKYSMPVSFGVLTTDNIEQAIERAGSKAGNKGFEAMSTLIELLSLCQTLKG
- the kdsA gene encoding 3-deoxy-8-phosphooctulonate synthase, which gives rise to MKTPETKTPKPVLIAGPCVIESLENLRSIAIKLQPLANNERLDFYFKASFDKANRTSLESYRGPGLEKGLEMLQTIKEEFGYKILTDVHESYQASVAAKVADILQIPAFLCRQTDLIVEVSQTNAIVNIKKGQFMNPKDMQYSVLKALKTRDKSIQSPTYETALKNGVWLCERGSSFGYGNLVVDMRSLKIMQEFAPVIFDATHSVQMPGGANGKSSGDSSFAPILARAAAAVGIDGLFAETHIDPKNALSDGANMLKPDELEYLVTDMLKIQNLF
- a CDS encoding carbonic anhydrase encodes the protein MKAFLGALEFQENEYEELKELYESLKTKQKPHTLFISCVDSRVVPNLITGTKPGELYVIRNMGNVIPPKTSYKESLSTIASIEYAIAHVGIQNLIICGHSDCGACGSIHLINDETTKAKTPYIANWIQFLEPIKEELKDHPQFSNHFAKRSWLTERLNVRLQLNNLLSYDFIQERVMNNELKIFGWHYIIETGRIYNYNFESHFFEPIEETIKQRISHENP
- a CDS encoding orotidine-5'-phosphate decarboxylase — translated: MQLCVALDLEKKEDNLSLLQELKGLDLWAKVGLRSFIRDGAVFLDEIRKIDENFKIFLDLKLYDIPYTMANAALECAKLEIDMLTVHLSSAKSALTILMQRLNALKKRPLIMGVSALTSFSEEEFLSVYNAPLKTQAIKLSAMGKESGIDGVVCSVLESLAIKEALGKDFLTLTPGIRLNKSDKEDQERVANAKEAKQNLSDFIVVGRPIYQAKEPREVVLELLKDC
- the panC gene encoding pantoate--beta-alanine ligase, yielding MRALETIAALREYRKSLEESVGFVPTMGALHRGHQSLIERSLKENSHTIVSVFVNPTQFGANEDFSAYPRPLEKDLALCETLGVSAVFAPKIGEMYPYEAEQRLKLYAPKFLSRSLEGAVRHGHFDGVVQVVLKLFHLTNPTRAYFGKKDAQQLLIIQHLVKDLLLDIEITPCEIARDSDHLALSSRNVYLNATERKQALAIPKALENIQQAIDRGEKACEKLKKLGLEILKNLEVDYLECCNHKLEPLKTIEPTNTLILVAARVGKTRLLDNLWV